A genomic segment from Capra hircus breed San Clemente chromosome 15, ASM170441v1, whole genome shotgun sequence encodes:
- the RAG2 gene encoding V(D)J recombination-activating protein 2 — protein sequence MSLQMVTVGNSMALIQPGFSLMNFDGQVFFFGQKGWPKRSCPTGVFHFEVKHNHLKLKPAVFSKDSCYLPPLRYPATCTFSGNLESEKHQYIIHGGKTPNNELSDKIYVMSVVSKNNKKVTFRCTEKDLVGDVPEGRYGHSIDVVYSRGKSMGVLFGGRSYIPSAQRTTEKWNSVADCLPHVFLVDFEFGCSTLYILPELQDGLSFHVSIARNDTVYILGGHSLANNIRPANLYRIRVDLPLGSPAVECTVLPGGISVSSAILTQISNDEFVIVGGYQLENQKRMVCNIISFKDNKIDIHEMETPDWTPDIKHSKIWFGGNMGNGTVFLGIPGDNKQAVSEAFYFYTLKCAEDDVNEDQKTFTSSQTSTEDPGDSTPFEDSEEFCFSAEANSFDGDDEFDTYNEDDEEDESETGYWITCCPTCDVDINTWVPFYSTELNKPAMIYCSHGDGHWVHAQCMDLAERTLIQLSEGSNKYYCNEHVKIARALQTPKRVQSLKKPPLRSLHKKGSGKIITPAKKSFLRRLFD from the coding sequence ATGTCACTACAGATGGTAACAGTCGGTAATAGCATGGCCTTAATTCAACCAGGCTTCTCATTAATGAATTTTGATGGGCAAGTTTTCTTCTTTGGCCAAAAAGGCTGGCCCAAGAGGTCTTGCCCCACTGGAGTTTTCCATTTTGAGGTAAAGCATAATCATCTCAAACTGAAGCCTGCAGTTTTCTCTAAGGATTCCTGCTACCTTCCTCCTCTTCGATACCCGGCCACTTGCACATTCAGTGGCAACTTGGAGTCTGAAAAGCATCAGTATATCATCCATGGAGGAAAAACACCAAATAATGAGCTTTCAGATAAGATTTATGTGATGTCTGTTGTTtccaagaacaacaaaaaagttaCCTTTCGCTGCACAGAGAAGGACTTGGTAGGAGACGTTCCTGAAGGCAGATATGGTCATTCCATTGACGTGGTGTATAGTCGAGGGAAAAGTATGGGTGTTCTCTTTGGAGGACGGTCATACATACCTTCTGCTCAAAGAACCACAGAGAAATGGAACAGTGTAGCTGACTGCCTGCCCCATGTCTTCTTGGTGGATTTTGAATTTGGGTGCTCTACGTTATACATTCTTCCAGAACTTCAAGATGGACTATCTTTTCATGTCTCCATTGCCAGAAATGATACTGTTTATATTTTAGGAGGCCATTCACTTGCCAATAACATCCGCCCTGCCAATCTGTATAGAATAAGGGTTGATCTCCCCCTGGGCAGCCCAGCTGTGGAGTGCACAGTCTTGCCAGGAGGAATCTCTGTCTCCAGTGCAATCCTGACTCAAATAAGCAATGATGAATTTGTTATTGTTGGTGGCTATCAGCTTGAAAATCAAAAAAGAATGGTCTGCAACATCATCTCTTTCAAGGATAACAAGATAGACATTCATGAGATGGAAACCCCAGATTGGACCCCAGATATTAAGCATAGCAAGATATGGTTTGGAGGCAACATGGGAAATGGAACTGTTTTCCTCGGCATACCAGGAGACAATAAACAGGCTGTTTCAGAAGCATTTTACTTCTATACATTGAAATGTGCTGAAGATGATGTGAACGAAGATCAGAAAACTTTCACCAGTAGTCAGACATCAACAGAAGACCCAGGGGACTCCACTCCCTTCGAAGACTCAGAAGAATTTTGCTTCAGTGCAGAAGCAAACAGTTTCGATGGTGATGATGAATTTGACACCTACAATGAAGATGATGAGGAAGATGAGTCTGAGACAGGCTACTGGATTACATGCTGCCCTACTTGTGATGTGGATATCAATACTTGGGTACCGTTTTATTCAACTGAGCTCAACAAGCCTGCCATGATCTATTGCTCTCATGGAGATGGACATTGGGTCCATGCCCAGTGCATGGATCTGGCAGAACGCACACTCATCCAGCTATCAGAAGGAAGCAATAAATATTACTGCAACGAGCATGTGAAGATAGCAAGAGCACTGCAAACTCCCAAAAGAGTTCAATCATTAAAAAAGCCTCCACTGAGATCCCTCCACAAAAAGGGTTCTGGGAAAATTATTACTCCTGCCAAGAAATCCTTTCTTAGAAGGTTGTTTGATTAG
- the RAG1 gene encoding V(D)J recombination-activating protein 1, whose product MAVSLPPTLGLSSAPDEIQHPHIKFSEWKFKLFRVRSFEKAPENAQAEKQDSSEGKPSLEQSPAALDKAGGLKPALTQPPLKPHPKFLKKSHDDGKARDKAIHQANLRHLCRICGNSLKADRHHRRYPVHGPVDGKTQVLLRKKEKRATSWPDLIAKVFRIDVKADVDSIHPTEFCHDCWTFMQRKFSSAPCEVYPSRNTAMEWHPHTPSCDICDAARQGLKRKSQPPNSQLSKRLRTVIDRARQARRCKRRTQDRISSKELMKKIANCSKIHLSTRLLAVDFPAHFVKSISCQICEHILADPVETNCKHVFCRICILRCLKIMGSYCPSCRYPCFPTDLESPVKSFLSILNSLMVKCPAEECDEEVTLEKYNHHVSSHKESKETFVHINKGGRPRQHLLSLTRRAQKHRLRELKMQVKAFADKEEGGDVKSVCLTLFLLALRARNEHRQADELEAIMKGRGSGLQPAVCLAIRVNTFLSCSQYHKMYRTVKAITGRQIFQPLHSLRSAEKVLLPGYHPFEWQPPLKNVSSSTDVGIIDGLSGLASSVDDYPVDTIAKRFRYDAALVSALMDMEEDILEGMRAQELDDYLNGPFTVVVKESCDGMGDVSEKHGSGPAVPEKAVRFSFTVMKVSIARGSQNVKVFEEAKPNSELCCKPLCLMLADESDHETLTAILSPLIAEREAMKSSELMLEMGGILRTFKFIFRGTGYDEKLVREVEGLEASGSVYICTLCDATRLEASQNLVFHSITRSHAENLERYEVWRSNPYHETVEELRDRVKGVSAKPFIETVPSIDALHCDIGNAAEFYKIFQLEIGEVYKNPNASKEERKRWQATLDKHLRKKMNLKPIMRMNGNFARKLMTKETVEAVCELIPSQERHEALKELMDLYLKMKPVWRSSCPAKECPESLCQYSFNSQRFAELLSTKFKYRYEGKITNYFHKTLAHVPEIIERDGSIGAWASEGNESGNKLFRRFRKMNARQSKYYEMEDVLKHHWLYTSKYLQKFMNAHNALKDSGFTLNSQGGLGDSLDLEESPESQDSMEF is encoded by the coding sequence ATGGCTGTCTCTCTGCCACCCACCCTGGGACTCAGTTCTGCCCCAGATGAAATCCAGCATCCACATATTAAATTTTCAGAATGGAAATTTAAGCTGTTCAGGGTGAGATCCTTTGAAAAGGCCCCTGAAAATGCTCAAGCAGAAAAGCAAGATTCCTCTGAGGGGAAGCCCTCTCTAGAGCAATCTCCAGCAGCCCTGGACAAGGCTGGTGGTCTGAAGCCAGCCCTGACTCAACCGCCATTAAAGCCTCACccaaaatttctgaaaaaatCCCACGatgatggaaaagcaagagacaaAGCAATCCACCAAGCCAACCTGCGACATCTCTGCCGCATCTGTGGGAATTCTCTCAAAGCTGATCGACACCACAGGAGATATCCAGTCCACGGGCCCGTGGATGGCAAAACCCAAGTCCTCTTacgaaagaaggaaaagagggccaCATCCTGGCCAGACCTCATTGCCAAGGTCTTCCGGATCGACGTGAAGGCAGATGTGGACTCGATCCACCCCACTGAGTTCTGCCATGACTGCTGGACCTTCATGCAGAGGAAGTTCAGCAGTGCCCCGTGTGAGGTTTACCCCTCGAGAAACACAGCGATGGAATGGCACCCCCACACACCATCCTGTGACATCTGTGATGCTGCCCGTCAAGGACTCAAGAGGAAGAGTCAGCCGCCAAACTCGCAGCTCAGCAAAAGACTCAGAACTGTGATCGACCGAGCGAGACAAGCCCGACGGTGCAAGAGAAGAACTCAGGACAGGATCAGCAGCAAGGAACTGATGAAGAAGATTGCCAACTGCAGTAAGATACACCTCAGTACCAGGCTCCTGGCAGTGGACTTCCCAGCGCACTTTGTGAAATCTATCTCCTGCCAGATTTGCGAACACATTCTGGCGGACCCCGTGGAGACCAACTGTAAGCACGTCTTTTGCAGGATCTGCATTCTCAGATGCCTCAAAATCATGGGCAGCTATTGTCCCTCTTGCCGGTATCCCTGTTTCCCCACCGACCTGGAGAGTCCGGTGAAGTCTTTTCTGAGCATCTTGAATTCCCTGATGGTGAAATGTCCAGCAGAGGAGTGCGATGAGGAGGTCACCTTGGAAAAATACAATCACCATGTCTCAAGCCACAAGGAATCGAAAGAGACTTTTGTGCATATCAATAAAGGGGGCCGGCCCCGCCAGCATCTCCTGTCCCTGACCCGCCGGGCTCAGAAGCACCGGCTGAGGGAGCTCAAGATGCAGGTCAAGGCTTTCGCCGACAAGGAGGAAGGTGGGGATGTGAAGTCCGTGTGCCTGACCTTGTTCCTGCTGGCGCTGAGAGCAAGAAATGAGCACAGACAAGCAGATGAGCTGGAGGCCATCATGAAGGGACGTGGCTCCGGCCTGCAGCCGGCTGTCTGCTTAGCCATCCGTGTCAACACCTTCCTCAGCTGCAGCCAGTACCACAAGATGTACAGGACTGTGAAGGCCATCACCGGGAGGCAGATTTTCCAGCCTCTGCACTCCCTTCGGAGCGCTGAGAAAGTCCTTCTGCCAGGCTACCACCCCTTCGAGTGGCAGCCACCTCTGAAGAACGTGTCTTCCAGCACTGACGTGGGCATTATTGATGGACTGTCCGGACTGGCCTCCTCTGTGGACGATTACCCGGTGGACACCATCGCCAAGCGCTTCCGCTATGATGCAGCTTTGGTGTCCGCTCTGATGGACATGGAAGAAGACATCCTGGAGGGCATGAGAGCCCAAGAGCTCGACGACTACCTGAATGGCCCCTTCACCGTGGTGGTGAAGGAGTCTTGTGATGGGATGGGAGACGTGAGCGAGAAGCACGGCAGCGGACCGGCCGTTCCGGAAAAGGCGGTCCGGTTTTCCTTCACGGTCATGAAAGTCAGCATTGCTCGCGGGTCACAGAACGTGAAGGTGTTCGAGGAAGCCAAGCCGAACTCCGAGCTGTGCTGCAAGCCGCTGTGCCTCATGCTAGCCGATGAGTCTGACCACGAGACGCTGACGGCCATCCTGAGCCCTCTGATTGCCGAGAGGGAGGCCATGAAGAGCAGCGAATTAATGCTGGAGATGGGAGGCATCCTCCGGACTTTCAAGTTCATCTTTAGGGGCACCGGCTACGACGAGAAACTGGTCCGGGAAGTGGAAGGTCTCGAGGCTTCCGGCTCAGTGTACATTTGCACCCTTTGTGATGCCACCCGCCTGGAGGCCTCTCAAAATCTGGTCTTCCACTCCATAACCAGAAGCCATGCTGAGAATCTGGAGCGCTATGAGGTCTGGCGTTCGAACCCCTACCATGAGACGGTGGAGGAACTGCGGGACCGGGTGAAGGGGGTCTCGGCCAAACCCTTTATTGAGACGGTTCCTTCCATAGATGCGCTCCACTGCGACATCGGCAATGCGGCTGAGTTCTACAAGATCTTCCAGCTGGAGATCGGAGAGGTGTATAAGAACCCCAACGCctccaaagaggaaaggaaaagatggCAGGCTACCCTGGACAAGCACCTCCGGAAGAAGATGAACCTAAAGCCCATCATGAGGATGAACGGCAACTTTGCCCGGAAGCTCATGACCAAAGAGACGGTGGAGGCAGTTTGTGAATTAATTCCCTCCCAGGAGAGGCACGAAGCCCTGAAGGAACTGATGGACCTTTATTTGAAGATGAAACCCGTCTGGCGATCCTCATGCCCTGCTAAAGAGTGCCCGGAATCCCTCTGCCAGTATAGCTTCAATTCACAGCGCTTTGCTGAGCTCCTCTCCACCAAGTTCAAGTATAGATATGAGGGCAAAATCACCAATTATTTTCACAAAACCTTGGCTCACGTCCCTGAAATTATTGAGAGGGATGGCTCCATTGGGGCATGGGCAAGCGAGGGAAATGAATCTGGCAACAAACTGTTCAGGCGTTTCCGGAAAATGAATGCCAGGCAGTCCAAGTACTATGAAATGGAAGACGTTTTGAAACATCACTGGTTGTATACCTCCAAATACCTGCAGAAGTTCATGAATGCTCACAATGCCCTGAAAGACTCGGGGTTTACCCTAAACTCGCAGGGAGGCTTAGGGGACTCGTTAGACCTAGAGGAATCCCCAGAATCCCAAGATTCAATGGAATTTTAA